The following proteins are co-located in the Vibrio astriarenae genome:
- a CDS encoding sensor domain-containing diguanylate cyclase has product MLIGNKKQLWMTIVVAVLAQLLILFFIYSQMSGIKALSQDWEELKNQYVQASASLVKVERSFGYVGFIHHYKNYLIRRTPEYYELALNSQKQIYSALQELKRNPSTDKSDRESIQVLVNTLSKYSQQLNTARNVPRLMSTEELDQMIKVDDEPAARALELLRDSILSKIISGQVALNDQVAQMSMNTVLMGFSLIPLFLFSTYTTIITLRSQARSLKELNAIYNSSPDGIIYINSRGKIKKANQAALDIFGYTKREFYQLSVEALVEDSMRDKHAEMRRGFIKEEGVTPERKRDSLPVKGVKKDGSTIELSVSIESKIVGKEMAIVCLIKDLTLLNTLQEHSNLDHLTQVSNRRHLDDVLTKELSRSKRSNRVASLMLIDMDNFKRLNDECGHIAGDFALQKAAKFLVNSSRECDYVCRWGGDEFVIFCPDQDAVHAYSFAERLRAEFEVQTANDKVSLTMSIGVADTDSIATICPKELIDAADQAVYTAKSSGKNAVVCFEPLSSNRSMDETEAEPA; this is encoded by the coding sequence GTGTTGATAGGTAACAAGAAACAGTTATGGATGACCATTGTGGTTGCTGTCTTGGCGCAGCTACTCATTCTGTTTTTTATCTATTCGCAAATGTCAGGAATAAAAGCGCTGAGTCAGGACTGGGAGGAGTTGAAGAACCAATATGTTCAAGCATCAGCAAGTTTGGTCAAAGTGGAGCGCAGTTTTGGCTACGTGGGTTTTATTCATCATTACAAAAACTATCTGATTCGACGTACTCCCGAATATTATGAGCTTGCACTCAACAGTCAAAAACAGATTTATTCTGCACTGCAAGAGTTAAAGCGAAACCCCTCAACTGACAAAAGTGACCGTGAATCGATTCAGGTTCTAGTCAACACTTTATCCAAATACTCACAACAGCTAAATACCGCTCGAAATGTACCGAGATTGATGTCGACGGAAGAGCTGGATCAAATGATTAAAGTGGATGATGAGCCAGCAGCACGGGCCCTTGAGCTATTGCGTGACAGTATTCTCTCTAAAATCATTTCTGGTCAGGTAGCCTTAAATGATCAAGTGGCTCAAATGAGTATGAACACCGTGCTCATGGGGTTCTCTTTGATACCTTTGTTCTTGTTTTCTACTTACACCACGATCATCACACTGCGCTCACAGGCCAGAAGTCTTAAAGAGCTGAATGCTATCTACAATTCGTCACCGGACGGGATCATCTATATCAACTCTCGCGGAAAGATAAAGAAAGCGAATCAAGCGGCATTAGATATTTTTGGCTACACCAAACGAGAGTTTTACCAGTTGAGTGTTGAGGCACTGGTTGAAGATTCCATGCGTGATAAACACGCGGAAATGAGGCGTGGATTTATTAAGGAAGAGGGCGTCACCCCAGAAAGAAAGCGAGATAGTTTGCCTGTTAAAGGGGTAAAGAAAGATGGCTCAACGATAGAATTGAGTGTTTCGATTGAGTCAAAAATTGTGGGTAAAGAGATGGCGATCGTGTGTTTGATAAAAGATCTCACTCTATTGAATACTCTTCAAGAGCACTCCAACCTTGATCACCTCACTCAAGTGAGTAATCGCCGCCATTTAGATGATGTTCTGACCAAAGAGCTGAGTAGATCTAAGCGAAGCAATCGTGTGGCCTCACTAATGCTGATCGATATGGACAATTTCAAACGTTTGAATGACGAATGTGGTCATATTGCGGGTGATTTCGCTTTACAAAAAGCGGCTAAGTTCTTAGTAAATAGCTCAAGAGAATGTGACTATGTTTGCCGTTGGGGAGGGGACGAGTTTGTTATCTTTTGTCCAGACCAAGACGCTGTCCATGCTTACTCCTTTGCCGAGAGATTAAGAGCGGAATTTGAAGTACAAACTGCCAATGATAAGGTGAGCCTAACGATGAGCATTGGTGTTGCCGATACCGACAGCATCGCCACTATTTGTCCAAAAGAGCTGATAGATGCCGCCGACCAGGCCGTTTATACAGCAAAAAGCTCGGGGAAAAATGCCGTGGTATGTTTTGAACCGTTGTCGTCTAATCGCTCTATGGATGAGACGGAGGCCGAACCTGCCTGA
- a CDS encoding cysteine hydrolase family protein — protein sequence MKKKALLVIDLQDDYFPEGKYPLWNTEETLSNIKTTITKAHQQDIPVIHIQHIADPEKGLAPFFNKGTAGADIHAEILAAAPDADIVIKTFADAFEQTNLEEVLQKHQVTELLVCGMMTQNCVTHTAISKAAEKYEVSVLMDCCTTVDEMIHNIALNAVSTRVPLVSAMQALEI from the coding sequence ATGAAAAAGAAAGCCCTACTCGTTATCGACTTGCAGGATGACTATTTTCCAGAAGGAAAATACCCACTTTGGAACACCGAGGAGACGCTTAGTAATATCAAAACAACGATAACGAAAGCACATCAACAAGACATCCCTGTGATCCACATTCAACATATCGCAGACCCTGAAAAAGGCCTAGCTCCCTTCTTCAACAAAGGTACAGCAGGAGCAGACATTCACGCTGAGATCCTCGCCGCTGCCCCTGATGCGGATATTGTCATCAAAACATTCGCTGATGCGTTTGAACAAACGAATCTCGAGGAAGTTTTACAAAAGCATCAAGTAACAGAACTTCTTGTCTGCGGAATGATGACTCAGAACTGCGTCACTCACACAGCGATCTCCAAAGCGGCAGAGAAATACGAGGTTTCAGTCTTAATGGACTGCTGCACAACCGTGGATGAAATGATTCACAATATTGCGTTGAATGCTGTGTCGACACGAGTGCCACTCGTGTCGGCCATGCAAGCACTTGAGATCTGA
- a CDS encoding DUF1800 domain-containing protein, giving the protein MFSKLKRFGVKIPLCILGLSLLSACGGDSSEVLPSTPLTQDQRYDLLYRSTFGPKPGSYQELANLGYITWLNKQFSMSPSLHSVRLKEYPLEGDRESYNQADRAAVWWDLSINAPDQLRQRVAFALSEIFVISRYGSSLSGRALEMTDYYDMLITHAFGNYRDLIESVTLHPAMGDYLSMMANQKADPDKNRYPDENYAREVMQLFSIGLYELNPDGTEKFDSQGQLIPTYSQDDIENLARVFTGWHIADKNQPGWGSKDGNWFVPMIAYPDRHDDEEKIVMGEVFSQGQSAEEDMSQAMNMLHNHPNTAPFISKHLIQRLVTSNPSPAYVARVSSLFEDNGKGVRGDLKAVIRGVLTDSEALNGDERAPVKLKEPLIVMTNFFRAFDAKSADPSGRFHNSIGTFGSYGQSPLGSPSVFNFFAPDYAPSGEIADANDVAPEFEILTWNNFILTNNQLWSATGRTNYEGENNRSRIVINTAPLEAIANDHVALIDEIDRRLLSQRMSEPLRVILLEGLEELRDTQQSLKVRNALYLVVTSQEFHIEEIAQ; this is encoded by the coding sequence TTGTTTTCTAAGTTAAAGCGTTTTGGCGTCAAGATACCGCTGTGCATCTTAGGTCTTTCTCTGCTCTCAGCGTGTGGTGGTGATAGTAGCGAAGTGCTGCCATCGACCCCTCTGACTCAAGATCAACGCTATGATCTCCTTTATCGTTCAACCTTTGGTCCCAAACCTGGGTCTTATCAAGAATTAGCAAATTTAGGCTACATAACTTGGCTTAACAAACAGTTTTCTATGTCGCCGAGTCTGCACTCTGTCCGTTTGAAAGAGTATCCGTTGGAAGGCGATAGAGAGAGTTACAATCAGGCTGATCGCGCCGCAGTGTGGTGGGACCTTAGTATTAATGCGCCCGATCAACTGCGCCAGCGAGTGGCATTTGCATTGAGTGAGATTTTCGTGATTTCACGTTATGGCTCGAGTTTGAGCGGGCGTGCACTAGAAATGACTGACTACTATGACATGCTCATAACCCATGCGTTTGGTAACTATCGTGATCTGATTGAGTCCGTCACCCTTCATCCTGCGATGGGTGATTACTTGTCAATGATGGCGAACCAAAAAGCTGATCCTGATAAGAATCGCTACCCAGATGAAAACTACGCTCGTGAGGTGATGCAACTATTTAGTATTGGCCTTTATGAGCTAAACCCTGATGGCACTGAGAAGTTTGATAGCCAAGGCCAGCTTATTCCAACTTACTCGCAGGATGACATTGAAAATCTTGCCCGCGTCTTTACCGGTTGGCACATTGCAGATAAGAACCAACCGGGGTGGGGATCTAAAGATGGTAACTGGTTTGTTCCTATGATTGCTTATCCTGATCGTCACGATGATGAAGAAAAAATCGTGATGGGTGAGGTGTTCTCGCAGGGCCAATCGGCTGAAGAGGATATGTCACAAGCGATGAACATGTTACACAACCATCCAAATACCGCCCCGTTTATTAGTAAGCACCTTATTCAAAGGCTGGTTACCTCCAACCCCTCTCCGGCTTATGTTGCCCGAGTGAGCAGTCTATTTGAAGACAACGGAAAAGGAGTTCGAGGTGATCTCAAGGCAGTAATACGTGGAGTGTTAACGGATAGCGAAGCCCTTAACGGTGACGAACGAGCACCCGTTAAGCTCAAAGAGCCACTGATCGTGATGACTAACTTCTTCCGCGCGTTCGACGCTAAATCGGCAGACCCTTCAGGTCGCTTTCATAACTCAATCGGAACCTTTGGATCATATGGACAATCTCCGCTTGGCTCTCCTAGTGTGTTTAACTTTTTTGCTCCCGACTATGCTCCAAGTGGAGAAATTGCAGATGCGAATGACGTCGCACCAGAGTTTGAGATTCTAACTTGGAATAACTTTATCCTAACCAATAATCAACTTTGGTCCGCGACAGGGCGAACAAATTATGAAGGGGAAAATAATCGAAGTCGTATCGTGATTAATACAGCGCCTTTAGAAGCAATAGCCAATGATCATGTGGCATTGATAGATGAGATTGATCGACGCCTGCTGTCGCAAAGAATGAGTGAGCCCCTGAGAGTGATATTACTCGAGGGATTAGAGGAGCTTCGCGATACACAGCAAAGCCTAAAGGTGCGTAATGCGCTTTACCTTGTTGTAACTAGTCAAGAGTTTCATATTGAGGAGATCGCCCAATGA
- a CDS encoding GlxA family transcriptional regulator: MRTIHVGIFHYSGASKSAVYGLEEAFLFANRACLQLEERCQFVPTVFQKIDELTGSFDVLLLPPATKDIYYLAPLESDLQWMVEQHRQGTLLASACAGAFVLAATGLVQHRSITTHWGLAQALKASYPKLDIDSNKILIDHQDIITAGGMMSWLDLALELIARFASPVAMRLVGKMLVVDTAPREQRFYQQFLPDLQHGDQAIVNVQQHINLCFAATLVVDQLADDAHMTVRTLQRRFKAATGFNPNQYIQRVRIQKACDLLETGSESFEVIARQVGYEDSSACRKVFVKLMGLTPVEFRRRFRSMA; the protein is encoded by the coding sequence ATGCGAACAATTCATGTGGGAATATTTCATTATTCTGGAGCCTCAAAATCAGCCGTTTATGGGCTAGAGGAGGCATTTCTATTTGCCAATCGAGCTTGCTTACAGCTTGAAGAGCGTTGTCAGTTTGTACCAACGGTTTTCCAGAAAATTGATGAGCTGACAGGCAGTTTCGATGTATTGCTATTGCCACCTGCGACCAAGGACATTTATTACCTCGCTCCATTGGAATCAGATTTACAGTGGATGGTTGAACAGCATCGCCAAGGTACTTTGTTGGCATCCGCTTGCGCCGGGGCGTTCGTGCTTGCTGCAACGGGTTTGGTTCAACATCGGTCGATCACCACACACTGGGGGTTAGCACAGGCACTTAAGGCGTCCTATCCAAAGCTTGATATTGATAGCAACAAGATCTTAATTGACCATCAGGACATTATTACAGCGGGTGGCATGATGTCTTGGCTCGATCTAGCACTAGAGTTGATTGCCCGTTTCGCTTCCCCTGTCGCAATGAGGCTGGTAGGAAAGATGTTGGTTGTTGATACTGCCCCTCGAGAACAGCGTTTTTATCAGCAGTTTTTGCCTGATTTGCAGCACGGAGATCAAGCTATCGTTAATGTTCAACAGCACATCAATCTCTGCTTTGCTGCCACACTGGTTGTCGATCAATTAGCCGATGACGCTCATATGACAGTAAGAACGTTACAGAGACGATTTAAAGCAGCGACTGGGTTTAATCCGAATCAGTACATCCAACGCGTTCGAATTCAAAAAGCGTGTGATTTGCTGGAAACAGGCAGCGAGTCTTTTGAGGTGATTGCGAGGCAAGTAGGGTATGAAGATAGCAGCGCCTGTCGCAAGGTGTTTGTGAAGCTGATGGGTTTGACGCCGGTGGAGTTTCGCAGGCGTTTTCGGAGTATGGCTTGA
- a CDS encoding DUF1800 domain-containing protein: MENLSYKQAARFLDLATMGIRAGEVEHLLEIDDREAWLNNQLNLAATSHVDRLNYQLQERGQSQLTQEMRVCAWLDLTLWSEDQLRQRMAYALSQILVVNDRDAQLSPYPDGLANYYDLLSTHAFGDYKTLLYHVTRSPIMGHFLTMVGNLPKAETGVNPDQNYARELMQLFTIGLEELNPDGTLKLDIDNNPIPTYDDTDVENMARVFTGWFMTNGSMLEPMESDDLYHDQDEKVVLGQTLPAGLTAEQDLDAVLDLLVNHPNTAPFVSRLLIQRFVTSNPLPAYVERVASVFVQSNGNLGEVIKAILLDSEVEVQNSVNKAKLREPILAMTHFCRALDCKPGSNGKVTYDSLLYRETFNQYPLGSPSVFNFYSPDYKPPGELANNNLASPELEIIDWNQTIRMSNLAWKLVQDNGYKTGSNSKQELYPKISDFTNIAGDYDALSSLICDRFFHGEMPVDLAPRLEALWNAKSTNNKPYAVAPMLYLAFVSADFMVQES; this comes from the coding sequence ATGGAAAATTTGTCTTACAAGCAGGCAGCTCGCTTTCTCGACCTTGCTACGATGGGGATCCGTGCTGGCGAAGTTGAACACCTTTTAGAGATCGATGATCGAGAGGCTTGGCTCAACAATCAGTTAAACCTAGCTGCTACCTCTCACGTCGACCGCCTAAACTACCAACTGCAAGAACGGGGGCAAAGCCAGCTTACACAAGAAATGAGAGTGTGTGCGTGGCTTGACCTGACACTTTGGTCTGAAGATCAACTGCGTCAACGTATGGCTTACGCACTAAGTCAAATCCTCGTGGTCAATGACCGAGATGCCCAACTTTCTCCCTACCCTGATGGGCTAGCCAACTATTACGACCTTCTATCCACACACGCTTTTGGTGACTACAAAACCCTTCTATACCATGTCACTCGCTCACCCATTATGGGTCATTTTCTTACTATGGTAGGTAACCTTCCTAAGGCCGAAACAGGCGTTAACCCTGATCAGAATTACGCTAGAGAGTTAATGCAATTGTTCACTATTGGCCTAGAAGAGTTAAACCCCGATGGAACACTCAAGCTAGATATAGACAACAACCCAATCCCAACGTATGACGATACCGATGTTGAAAACATGGCACGCGTATTTACTGGTTGGTTCATGACTAACGGCAGTATGTTAGAACCGATGGAATCGGATGACCTTTACCATGACCAAGATGAAAAAGTCGTACTGGGGCAAACCCTACCCGCCGGGCTCACTGCAGAGCAGGATCTTGATGCTGTATTGGATCTACTCGTCAATCACCCAAATACTGCACCGTTCGTCAGCCGCTTGCTAATCCAACGATTTGTCACCTCAAACCCTCTTCCTGCGTATGTTGAGCGGGTGGCAAGCGTGTTCGTACAAAGTAACGGTAATCTCGGAGAGGTTATCAAGGCAATATTGTTAGACTCAGAGGTTGAAGTTCAAAACAGCGTCAACAAAGCCAAACTCCGCGAGCCGATATTGGCCATGACTCATTTCTGCCGCGCCCTCGATTGTAAGCCAGGCTCAAATGGCAAAGTGACTTACGACTCTTTACTGTATCGAGAAACCTTCAATCAATACCCGCTTGGCTCCCCGTCTGTGTTTAACTTTTACTCTCCTGACTACAAGCCACCAGGAGAGTTAGCAAACAATAATTTGGCCTCTCCGGAGCTTGAAATTATTGACTGGAACCAGACCATACGAATGAGCAACCTTGCTTGGAAACTGGTTCAAGATAACGGATATAAAACGGGGTCTAACAGCAAGCAAGAGCTTTACCCAAAGATCTCTGACTTTACCAATATCGCGGGCGATTATGATGCGCTCTCTAGTCTCATTTGTGATCGATTCTTTCATGGAGAAATGCCTGTTGATCTTGCTCCTCGCTTAGAAGCACTGTGGAACGCGAAGAGTACCAACAACAAACCTTACGCTGTCGCTCCAATGCTTTACCTCGCCTTTGTTTCTGCTGATTTTATGGTACAGGAGTCCTAA
- a CDS encoding DUF1501 domain-containing protein, with translation MKISRRNFLKTAAYSAGASAVPLSLSLPASAMEQGDGEYKAIVCLFLYGGSDSMNMVVPASGTNLTNYQNARPDIQLYDFEVASMPGFSDETGQALTLNGAMPNLAEMMLAGQATTVVNVGTLLEPTNKENYSSVKRSPNIGAHNKQQLAWQRSWSTSAYHPYGWAGMMMDILASGNETVSPALSLSGNEWLNGASGSELQLSSEGIRAMSPLSINSVNNNLTKLLDNNTASVFGRAYLDNFTQIYDFQSTLTNILDLYPEDPDIPSGYLGGQFKMVKRMIEASQDLNQARQVYFVSLGGFDNHSNQRGKHENLLSQIDAVVSAFYTSLEKSGLTDNVVTFTMSDFGRTIENNSNRGTDHGWGSNQIVVGGAVNGGKAYGRYPEFIKDGPDAIGNKFIPSIASEQYAATLCSWFGVSDDGIKVIFPILDQDRENKFDSPYLGFLKQTGEQPLAINAVTASTTRRNHTPEMAVDGDPSTKWTAKGTGITFDITLEQTTSLTQILFSQAKGNVRQYYVRISLSEDGVNYNEVHDILTPGDTLDLVSYDLSGKQAKYIRLTCNGNNDPVDTHLRAWNNFQEIEVRGLV, from the coding sequence ATGAAAATTTCACGACGTAACTTCCTTAAAACAGCCGCTTACTCTGCAGGCGCATCAGCAGTACCTCTGAGTTTATCCCTTCCAGCCAGTGCGATGGAGCAAGGCGACGGGGAGTACAAAGCCATCGTTTGTTTGTTCCTATATGGGGGAAGCGACTCTATGAACATGGTAGTCCCTGCAAGCGGTACAAATCTTACCAACTACCAAAACGCTCGACCTGATATTCAACTTTATGATTTTGAGGTGGCTTCAATGCCAGGGTTTAGCGATGAAACGGGACAAGCATTAACCTTAAACGGCGCGATGCCAAACCTCGCCGAGATGATGTTGGCAGGCCAAGCAACGACAGTGGTCAATGTTGGTACGCTACTAGAGCCGACGAACAAAGAGAATTACTCAAGCGTTAAACGCTCACCCAATATTGGGGCTCATAATAAGCAACAGTTAGCTTGGCAACGAAGCTGGAGTACATCAGCCTATCACCCCTATGGTTGGGCAGGCATGATGATGGACATACTGGCATCGGGCAATGAAACCGTATCTCCCGCACTTTCGCTTAGCGGCAACGAATGGCTCAACGGCGCTAGTGGGAGCGAGTTACAGCTGTCGAGTGAAGGTATTCGTGCCATGTCGCCGCTGTCTATCAACTCCGTCAACAACAACCTGACCAAATTACTAGACAACAACACTGCATCAGTGTTTGGTAGAGCCTACCTTGATAACTTCACCCAAATCTACGACTTTCAGTCAACGTTAACCAACATCCTTGACCTCTATCCGGAAGACCCTGATATCCCTAGTGGCTATCTGGGAGGCCAGTTCAAAATGGTGAAACGCATGATAGAGGCAAGCCAAGATCTCAATCAAGCAAGACAAGTCTACTTTGTCTCGTTAGGTGGCTTTGACAACCACAGCAACCAGCGCGGAAAACATGAGAACTTACTCAGTCAAATCGACGCTGTCGTTTCAGCTTTCTACACTTCACTCGAAAAGAGTGGCCTAACAGACAATGTAGTGACCTTCACTATGTCCGATTTCGGTCGCACCATCGAAAACAACAGTAACCGAGGCACCGACCACGGGTGGGGCAGTAATCAAATTGTTGTGGGAGGCGCGGTTAACGGTGGTAAAGCGTATGGCCGTTACCCTGAATTTATCAAGGATGGACCAGATGCCATCGGTAATAAATTCATACCAAGCATCGCCTCTGAACAATATGCCGCCACCCTGTGCAGTTGGTTTGGAGTCAGCGATGACGGTATTAAGGTCATATTCCCAATACTCGACCAAGATCGTGAAAACAAGTTCGACAGTCCTTACCTAGGCTTTTTGAAACAGACTGGAGAGCAGCCACTCGCGATCAATGCCGTAACAGCATCAACGACACGACGAAACCACACGCCAGAAATGGCGGTAGACGGTGACCCTAGTACCAAATGGACGGCGAAAGGCACTGGTATTACTTTCGACATTACCCTGGAGCAGACCACCTCATTAACGCAAATACTCTTCTCTCAAGCCAAAGGGAATGTAAGACAGTACTATGTTCGGATATCGCTTAGTGAAGACGGAGTTAACTATAATGAGGTCCACGACATACTTACCCCTGGCGATACACTTGATTTGGTGAGTTATGACCTATCAGGGAAGCAAGCAAAATACATACGTTTAACCTGTAATGGTAATAATGATCCTGTCGACACCCATCTGCGCGCCTGGAACAACTTCCAAGAAATTGAGGTCCGAGGGCTAGTCTGA
- a CDS encoding phosphohydrolase, which yields MQDIEIKLERPRVEMLFARYRDQIGEDYAGYRNHVYRTITYAMHFLGNAEEYEQIVETVFVYHDIGLWTDHELAYLEPSEAVALADNEEFGWGLDPDLLRGAIHWHHKITPYTGPNTKVIEACRKADWIDASKGKVKKGVSKEVIANVEAAFPNKGFHDTLLRLAKDYGGSTLVGGLKVTRGIVKW from the coding sequence ATGCAAGACATCGAAATAAAATTAGAAAGACCACGCGTCGAAATGCTCTTTGCACGCTATCGTGACCAAATTGGTGAAGACTATGCGGGCTACCGAAACCACGTTTACCGCACCATCACCTACGCTATGCACTTTCTTGGTAACGCTGAAGAGTATGAGCAAATTGTAGAAACCGTGTTCGTTTATCACGACATTGGTTTGTGGACGGATCACGAACTCGCCTATCTCGAACCCTCTGAAGCGGTCGCTCTTGCAGACAACGAAGAGTTTGGTTGGGGACTAGACCCCGACTTATTACGTGGCGCCATTCACTGGCATCACAAAATCACGCCTTATACTGGCCCTAATACCAAAGTCATAGAAGCCTGCCGCAAAGCAGACTGGATTGATGCATCCAAGGGGAAGGTGAAAAAAGGTGTCAGCAAAGAGGTCATTGCGAACGTTGAAGCCGCTTTCCCGAACAAAGGCTTCCACGACACGCTGTTGCGATTAGCAAAAGATTACGGCGGCTCAACACTGGTGGGTGGATTAAAAGTCACCCGCGGCATTGTTAAATGGTAA
- a CDS encoding M14 family metallopeptidase, which yields MKIFSNFESGNINVVSADSPQNIQLTIPADNQTDIAQWFHFRLESEAQQAHHFTINELAKSAYPEGWKDYDVVASYDREEWFRIPAEFDGDKLTFSVIPAHESMYFAYFAPYSYDRHQDLLHSAQVHPYCKLETLGHTLDNNDISLLTIGEPSEEKKNIWVIGRQHPGETMAEWFIEGLLHRLLDETDTVGRALLDKVVIRVVPNMNPDGSIRGHLRTNGIGVNLNREWQTPSMDRSPEVYLVRERMLETGVDLFLDIHGDEAIPYNFVAGGEGIPSYDERIKDLENHFKQALLTITPEFQDEVGYDKDEPGKANLTVGSNWVGEQFKCLSFTIEMPFKDHISQADELYGWSPERSAAFGHDTLATVWATVDKL from the coding sequence ATGAAAATCTTCAGTAACTTCGAAAGCGGCAACATCAACGTTGTCTCAGCGGATTCCCCACAAAACATTCAACTGACCATTCCAGCGGATAACCAAACCGATATCGCCCAGTGGTTTCACTTCCGCTTAGAGAGCGAGGCGCAACAAGCACACCACTTCACCATTAATGAGTTGGCAAAGTCGGCCTACCCTGAGGGCTGGAAAGACTATGATGTGGTGGCATCTTATGACCGAGAGGAGTGGTTCCGTATACCTGCTGAGTTTGATGGGGACAAATTGACGTTTAGCGTCATACCAGCGCATGAATCGATGTACTTTGCTTACTTCGCGCCGTATTCATACGACCGTCATCAAGACCTACTCCATAGCGCTCAAGTTCACCCATACTGCAAGCTCGAAACACTGGGTCATACGCTAGACAACAACGACATTAGTCTGCTGACTATTGGTGAGCCAAGCGAGGAGAAGAAAAACATTTGGGTTATCGGTCGCCAGCACCCAGGTGAAACCATGGCAGAATGGTTCATCGAAGGCCTACTGCACCGCCTGCTTGACGAGACTGACACCGTTGGCCGTGCACTTTTAGACAAAGTCGTGATTCGCGTGGTGCCAAACATGAACCCAGATGGCAGTATTCGTGGTCACCTACGCACCAACGGCATCGGTGTGAACCTAAACCGCGAGTGGCAAACACCATCCATGGATCGCAGCCCAGAGGTTTACCTAGTGCGTGAACGCATGCTGGAAACCGGCGTTGATCTGTTCCTCGATATCCATGGTGATGAAGCGATCCCATATAACTTTGTTGCGGGTGGAGAAGGTATCCCATCCTACGATGAGCGCATTAAAGATCTTGAAAACCACTTCAAGCAAGCCCTGCTTACCATCACGCCTGAGTTCCAAGATGAAGTCGGTTACGACAAAGATGAACCAGGTAAAGCGAACCTGACTGTCGGCTCTAACTGGGTGGGTGAACAGTTCAAGTGCCTGTCGTTCACGATTGAAATGCCATTCAAAGACCATATCAGCCAAGCCGATGAGCTGTATGGTTGGTCGCCAGAGCGCAGTGCGGCGTTTGGCCATGACACGCTAGCGACTGTGTGGGCGACCGTCGATAAGCTGTAA
- a CDS encoding lactoylglutathione lyase family protein, whose translation MLTPPNTNHTYPRTFSHIGISVPDLEAAVKFYTEVLGWYLIMKPTEIVEDDSPIGEMCTDVFGSGWNSFKIAHLATGDRIGVEIFQFENAQNPENNFEYWKTGVFHFCVQDPDVEGLAEKIVEAGGKKRMKEPRYYYPGEKPYRMIYMEDPFGNILEIYSHSYELTYSAGAY comes from the coding sequence ATGTTGACACCCCCAAACACAAACCATACTTATCCTCGAACCTTTAGCCATATTGGTATTAGTGTTCCTGACTTGGAAGCTGCGGTGAAGTTTTATACCGAGGTTTTAGGTTGGTATCTAATCATGAAACCCACAGAAATTGTGGAAGATGATTCGCCAATCGGTGAGATGTGTACCGATGTTTTTGGCAGTGGATGGAATAGCTTTAAGATTGCGCATCTAGCAACGGGTGACCGCATTGGTGTTGAGATATTCCAGTTCGAGAATGCTCAGAACCCGGAGAACAACTTTGAGTACTGGAAAACTGGGGTGTTCCACTTCTGTGTTCAAGACCCAGATGTAGAAGGGTTGGCGGAGAAGATTGTTGAGGCTGGGGGTAAGAAACGTATGAAAGAGCCGAGATACTACTATCCAGGTGAGAAGCCATATCGCATGATCTACATGGAAGACCCGTTTGGCAATATCCTAGAAATTTACTCTCATAGTTACGAGCTCACATATAGCGCGGGTGCATATTAA